In Kaistella faecalis, a genomic segment contains:
- a CDS encoding porin family protein, which produces MKNVLLTFILISGICFSQETNKFAIEFKGNTFTGLGNNFVADGTKTFTGFGAGFTGTFYKNFGLGIEFNKGYSEVSDVSVFGDLHSPQLTLFDIYALYRYDVNQKLSIEGNIGGGFSQLKSYSDYRIEKFTEGGNTFFLGGKALYSVTKNNSLVLVAGPRFYFMHTFTEMDDPKIQKYYSKATLLNFSLGLRLCF; this is translated from the coding sequence ATGAAAAATGTATTACTCACTTTTATCTTGATTTCCGGAATCTGTTTTTCTCAGGAAACAAATAAGTTTGCTATTGAGTTTAAAGGGAATACGTTCACCGGCCTGGGCAATAATTTTGTTGCGGACGGAACCAAGACCTTTACCGGATTTGGGGCAGGCTTCACCGGGACGTTTTATAAAAATTTTGGTTTGGGAATCGAATTCAACAAAGGCTATTCCGAAGTTTCAGATGTTTCTGTGTTTGGCGATCTGCACAGTCCGCAGCTTACCCTATTTGATATTTATGCACTTTACCGGTATGATGTGAATCAAAAACTGAGTATTGAAGGAAATATCGGCGGCGGATTTTCACAGCTGAAAAGCTATTCAGATTACAGGATTGAGAAATTTACCGAAGGCGGCAACACCTTTTTCCTCGGCGGAAAAGCATTGTACAGCGTTACCAAAAACAACAGCCTTGTTTTGGTTGCAGGGCCGCGATTCTATTTCATGCACACTTTTACAGAAATGGATGATCCAAAAATTCAAAAGTACTACTCCAAAGCTACATTGCTAAATTTTTCTTTAGGTTTAAGACTTTGTTTCTAA
- a CDS encoding NAD(P)H-dependent oxidoreductase, which produces MDYLQALQKRYSVKKFDPAKKVSPEVLRNILEAGKLSASSLGLQPYKIFVVESDEMLKNLVPSFHNPSQISTCSHLIVIVSKKNIEASYVDGYFRHISEIREIPVENLGMFRKNIDNYTETNENVHLWAEKQTYIVLGNLMFAAALEQVDSCPMEGFIKEKIEKTLSIDIQKESVAVTLALGYRSPDDDFQKMKKVRKPDEKLFKFI; this is translated from the coding sequence ATGGATTACTTACAGGCGCTTCAAAAAAGATATTCGGTAAAGAAATTTGACCCTGCGAAAAAGGTTTCTCCTGAAGTTCTTCGGAATATTCTGGAAGCCGGAAAACTTTCTGCAAGCTCACTAGGCCTTCAGCCGTATAAAATTTTTGTAGTTGAATCTGATGAAATGCTTAAAAATCTTGTTCCTTCATTTCATAATCCCTCCCAGATTTCTACCTGCTCGCATTTAATCGTAATTGTTTCTAAAAAAAATATTGAGGCAAGTTACGTGGACGGTTATTTCAGGCACATCTCGGAAATACGCGAAATTCCTGTGGAAAATCTCGGAATGTTCCGAAAAAACATTGATAATTATACCGAAACTAATGAAAACGTTCATCTTTGGGCAGAAAAGCAGACGTACATCGTTTTAGGAAACCTTATGTTTGCGGCAGCACTGGAGCAGGTCGATTCTTGTCCCATGGAAGGTTTCATTAAAGAAAAGATCGAAAAAACGCTGAGTATCGACATTCAAAAAGAAAGTGTCGCCGTTACGTTGGCATTAGGTTACCGTTCGCCGGATGATGATTTTCAGAAGATGAAAAAAGTAAGGAAACCGGACGAGAAATTATTTAAATTCATTTAA
- the mfd gene encoding transcription-repair coupling factor codes for MQLKAIHETFLPDMLRNEFGREIFKNIETHQHISVKGFAGSSPSVFAAELFLTQKKTILYLIEDKEESLYVTSEMEDLLGKENILYFPATHLEPYQIEKTQNANLVLRTEVLNKLNSAKRPKVIVAGFSALSEKVLKKEDFKAISHQIKVGESLDFDFTEELLQQFNFNLTDFVSEPGEFSVRGGIVDVFSYSNEEPYRITFFGNEIESIKTFNIETQLTNGKVNEFQLVSNMNFAVSGNKVSLFELLPKDSFVVSKNAFLGVKKNRDFYAKAEERFETLSKEISHRAPAELFLTDEDLLKDYQKFRSIDFTLEELRIPDNFTVQINQTPQPTFHKNFELLIEDLVEKRDSDYDIWISFSTEKQKERLESIFEELGSFGFGEQELPFKSFKSELHEGFLDLDHKISVYTDHQIFDRYQRFKSKNTFAKSEQLTLKDLMQMKVGDYITHIDHGIGKFMGLVKVNNNGKVQECFKLVYKNGDLLYVSIHSLHKISKYNGPDGREIVLSKLGSPAWKSLKQKTKAKVKQIAFDLIRLYAQRKTAKGFAFTPDTYLQNELEASFIYEDTPDQEKATVDVKKDMENDTVMDRLICGDVGFGKTEIAVRAAFKAATDGKQVAILVPTTILAFQHYRSFKERLKDFPVNISYMNRFRTAKQKAETLKGLEDGKVDIVIGTHQLVGSSVKFKDLGLLIIDEEHKFGVSVKDKLKTLKNNIDTLTLTATPIPRTLQFSLMAARDLSVIKTPPPNRQPVDTSIIGFSEEVIRDAVSYEIQRDGQVYFINNRIENLKDIAGLIQRLVPDAKVITGHGQMEGKQLERNVLDFMEGKYDVLVSTTIVESGVDVPNANTIFINDAQRFGMADLHQMRGRVGRSNRKAFCYLITPPFDMMTSDARKRLEAIEQFSDLGSGFQIAMKDLEIRGAGDLLGGEQSGFINEMGFDTYQKIMQEALEELQNDEEFGELFENEEDRKKLFKSTKEVNIDTDLELMLPDSYVQSIEERLSLYQKLAEVQNKEDLQKFENELTDRFGKLPSEARNLLKSVELKWIAAEIGFDKIVVKTGIFLGYFPPNPQDKFYQSEKFRHIISYLSQNPKDATLKEKHSADGNQLMMRKENVQHVDEVNAVLERILSK; via the coding sequence ATGCAGTTAAAAGCCATACACGAAACTTTTCTTCCCGATATGTTGCGAAACGAATTCGGCAGAGAAATCTTTAAGAATATAGAAACACATCAGCACATCTCTGTGAAAGGATTTGCCGGTTCGTCGCCCTCAGTTTTTGCGGCAGAATTATTTCTTACGCAAAAGAAAACCATACTGTATCTTATTGAGGATAAGGAAGAATCACTTTATGTGACTTCCGAAATGGAGGACTTATTGGGTAAGGAGAACATTCTTTATTTCCCGGCAACTCATTTGGAGCCTTACCAGATCGAGAAAACCCAGAATGCAAATCTCGTCCTTAGAACTGAAGTGCTGAACAAGTTGAACTCCGCAAAAAGACCAAAAGTAATCGTTGCCGGATTTTCAGCATTGTCGGAGAAAGTCCTGAAAAAAGAAGACTTCAAAGCGATTTCTCATCAGATTAAAGTAGGCGAAAGTTTAGACTTTGATTTTACAGAAGAATTGCTGCAGCAGTTCAATTTCAACTTAACAGATTTTGTTTCGGAGCCCGGTGAGTTTTCTGTGCGCGGAGGCATTGTAGATGTTTTTTCATACTCGAATGAAGAACCTTACCGAATTACGTTTTTCGGAAACGAGATCGAAAGCATCAAAACCTTCAACATTGAAACCCAGCTAACCAACGGAAAAGTAAATGAATTTCAGTTGGTTTCGAATATGAATTTCGCGGTTTCCGGAAATAAAGTTTCTCTGTTTGAACTTTTACCGAAAGACAGTTTCGTTGTTTCTAAAAACGCTTTTTTAGGCGTAAAGAAAAACCGAGATTTCTACGCGAAAGCCGAAGAAAGATTTGAAACGCTGAGCAAAGAAATCAGTCACAGAGCGCCGGCCGAACTCTTTTTAACAGATGAGGATTTGCTGAAGGACTATCAGAAATTCAGAAGCATTGATTTCACCTTAGAAGAATTACGGATTCCGGATAATTTCACCGTTCAGATTAATCAAACCCCGCAGCCGACTTTTCATAAAAACTTTGAACTTCTCATTGAGGATTTGGTTGAAAAACGCGATTCCGATTATGATATCTGGATTTCTTTTTCCACAGAAAAACAAAAGGAAAGACTTGAATCCATCTTTGAAGAATTGGGAAGTTTCGGTTTTGGTGAGCAGGAATTACCTTTTAAATCCTTTAAATCTGAACTGCATGAAGGGTTTCTGGATCTTGACCATAAAATATCGGTGTATACCGATCACCAGATTTTCGACCGTTATCAAAGATTCAAATCGAAGAATACTTTCGCCAAATCTGAACAGCTCACACTGAAGGATTTGATGCAGATGAAAGTGGGCGATTACATCACGCACATCGATCACGGAATTGGGAAATTCATGGGATTGGTGAAAGTGAACAACAATGGGAAAGTTCAGGAATGTTTTAAACTCGTTTACAAAAACGGAGATTTACTGTATGTAAGCATTCATTCGCTTCATAAGATCTCAAAATATAATGGCCCCGACGGTCGCGAAATCGTGTTGAGTAAACTCGGTTCTCCCGCCTGGAAATCCTTAAAACAGAAAACAAAAGCCAAAGTAAAGCAGATCGCTTTCGACTTAATAAGGTTGTATGCGCAGCGGAAAACTGCCAAAGGTTTTGCTTTCACCCCGGACACTTATCTCCAGAACGAACTCGAAGCCAGTTTTATTTACGAAGACACGCCTGATCAGGAGAAGGCGACCGTCGACGTAAAAAAAGACATGGAAAATGATACCGTGATGGATCGTCTGATCTGTGGCGACGTAGGTTTCGGGAAAACAGAAATTGCAGTAAGAGCTGCTTTCAAAGCGGCAACTGACGGGAAACAGGTTGCGATTTTGGTTCCGACAACGATTCTGGCATTTCAGCATTACCGGAGTTTTAAGGAAAGACTGAAGGACTTTCCGGTGAATATTTCCTACATGAACCGCTTCCGAACCGCGAAACAAAAAGCGGAAACGCTGAAAGGACTGGAAGACGGAAAAGTTGATATCGTCATCGGGACGCATCAGTTGGTGGGAAGTTCGGTGAAGTTCAAAGATTTAGGGCTTTTAATTATTGATGAAGAACATAAATTTGGCGTTTCAGTAAAAGATAAACTCAAAACCTTAAAGAATAACATCGATACCCTTACCTTAACCGCGACTCCAATTCCGAGAACACTGCAGTTTTCGTTAATGGCCGCGCGCGATTTGTCCGTCATTAAAACACCGCCGCCAAACCGCCAGCCGGTTGATACAAGCATTATCGGTTTCAGCGAAGAAGTGATTCGGGACGCAGTTTCTTATGAAATTCAGCGTGATGGGCAGGTGTATTTCATCAACAACAGAATCGAAAATCTTAAAGATATTGCAGGACTTATTCAAAGGTTGGTTCCCGATGCAAAAGTGATTACCGGTCACGGCCAGATGGAAGGCAAGCAGCTTGAACGTAATGTTCTGGATTTTATGGAAGGAAAATACGACGTTTTGGTTTCCACAACGATTGTAGAAAGTGGTGTGGACGTTCCGAATGCAAATACGATTTTCATCAATGATGCGCAGCGTTTCGGAATGGCAGATTTGCACCAGATGCGTGGAAGGGTTGGTCGTAGCAACAGGAAAGCATTCTGTTATCTCATTACGCCGCCGTTTGATATGATGACTTCGGATGCCAGGAAAAGACTGGAAGCAATCGAACAGTTTTCAGATCTCGGAAGCGGTTTTCAGATTGCGATGAAAGATCTGGAAATCCGCGGTGCAGGAGATTTGCTTGGCGGAGAACAGAGTGGATTCATCAATGAAATGGGCTTTGATACCTACCAGAAAATCATGCAGGAAGCGCTCGAAGAATTACAGAATGATGAAGAATTCGGCGAACTATTTGAAAATGAAGAAGACCGTAAAAAACTCTTTAAATCAACTAAAGAAGTCAATATTGATACGGATCTTGAATTGATGCTGCCAGATTCCTATGTTCAGAGTATAGAAGAAAGACTTTCGCTTTATCAGAAACTGGCCGAAGTTCAGAATAAGGAAGATCTGCAGAAATTTGAAAACGAACTGACAGACCGTTTCGGTAAATTGCCTTCTGAAGCCAGAAACCTTCTGAAATCGGTAGAATTAAAATGGATTGCCGCAGAAATTGGCTTCGATAAAATCGTCGTTAAAACCGGGATTTTCCTCGGATATTTTCCGCCAAATCCTCAGGACAAATTTTACCAGAGCGAAAAGTTCAGGCATATCATTTCCTATTTAAGTCAGAATCCGAAGGATGCTACTTTGAAGGAGAAGCATTCCGCGGACGGTAATCAGCTGATGATGCGCAAAGAAAATGTGCAGCATGTGGATGAGGTGAATGCGGTTTTAGAGAGGATTCTCTCGAAATAA
- a CDS encoding T9SS type A sorting domain-containing protein has protein sequence MKKLYVVAASLFTLTVISAQSISAVSANQTPVQNSQRPAAVLYEQVPTSTSGIVSDILSNGNYVIAADDFTLTGDVLAKKFSFVGFQNAATLPTLNRGMLMYIYTDNGGKPSGKPGDANPYIAKIDLTQTSTAFTITTPAAGYYVYNVDLVEAMGAAPTLASGTKYWVVFAPKLNLTGYSATERWNWTVGTVNSDFAKLLDPSDAFGAGATDWTNISTLTEDPTFNGLAFSIEGDNNLGITESYSTIKDVTVTQAADELYIFTKNEKLKSAVIYSADGKIVLKGNSDKINISTLAKGIYIVNVTTLNGKTLSTKFIKK, from the coding sequence ATGAAAAAACTTTATGTTGTAGCTGCATCACTTTTTACACTCACAGTTATTAGTGCTCAAAGTATTAGTGCAGTTTCCGCTAATCAAACTCCTGTACAAAACTCCCAAAGACCCGCAGCCGTTTTATACGAGCAGGTTCCTACTTCAACAAGTGGTATCGTTTCGGATATTTTATCAAATGGTAATTATGTTATAGCCGCTGACGATTTTACCTTAACAGGTGATGTTTTGGCAAAGAAATTTTCTTTTGTAGGCTTTCAGAATGCCGCCACACTTCCTACGCTTAACAGAGGAATGCTGATGTATATTTATACTGATAACGGCGGAAAACCTTCAGGTAAACCGGGCGATGCAAATCCATATATTGCCAAAATAGATCTTACGCAAACTTCCACCGCTTTTACCATCACTACTCCTGCAGCCGGTTATTATGTTTATAATGTTGACCTCGTAGAAGCAATGGGTGCGGCACCAACACTGGCTTCGGGTACAAAATATTGGGTAGTTTTTGCTCCTAAACTTAACCTTACAGGCTATTCCGCTACAGAAAGATGGAACTGGACCGTGGGAACTGTGAATTCGGATTTTGCCAAATTATTGGATCCTTCTGACGCATTTGGCGCAGGTGCAACGGATTGGACTAATATTTCAACATTAACGGAAGATCCAACCTTTAATGGTTTGGCATTCTCCATCGAAGGTGATAACAATCTGGGAATTACAGAATCATACAGTACGATTAAAGATGTTACCGTAACCCAGGCTGCGGACGAACTTTATATTTTCACCAAAAACGAAAAGCTGAAATCAGCAGTAATTTACTCAGCCGACGGAAAAATTGTGTTGAAAGGAAACAGTGATAAAATTAATATCTCCACTCTGGCCAAAGGGATTTACATCGTAAATGTAACAACTCTTAACGGTAAAACACTGAGTACTAAATTTATTAAGAAATAG
- a CDS encoding MFS transporter → MISLTPIQTLKIPEFRNLMTGRFFLVLSFRMLATVMGWWIYQLTKDPFAIGLIGLSEVIPAVSTALYAGHVIDNSEKKKLLLICNYAYVMLISLLLIPAFFGHQLLHFSDEEISYFIYMVIFFTGFCRAFLGPIIPSMIPKIVSKETLPNAITLNQGTFLTASVAGHALGGFLIHWIDISGTILVVVGLMIFASIFFWTLNRHPSQNSAREIGVVQSMREGISYIYKTKEILGALCLDMFAVLFGGAVAMIPVFATDILKVGSEGFGLLNAASDIGSMCIIAFLAFVPLKKNQGKILLVAVAGFGVCIIGFGLSELYWLSFFLLVCSGMLDGISVVIRGTIVQLKTPDHLRGRVLSVNSIFIMSSNEMGQFESGVAAKLLGVVRSVVFGGSMTVLIALLVGTTVPKLRKMNY, encoded by the coding sequence ATGATTTCACTCACGCCTATTCAAACCCTGAAAATCCCGGAATTCCGGAATTTAATGACCGGCCGGTTTTTTCTTGTTTTGTCTTTCAGAATGTTAGCCACGGTAATGGGCTGGTGGATTTACCAATTAACAAAGGATCCCTTCGCTATTGGGTTAATTGGACTTTCAGAAGTAATTCCTGCAGTTTCTACAGCGCTTTACGCCGGACACGTTATCGATAATTCCGAAAAGAAAAAACTACTTCTCATCTGTAACTACGCTTATGTAATGCTCATCAGTTTACTGTTGATTCCCGCATTTTTCGGACATCAACTTCTGCATTTCAGCGATGAGGAAATTTCGTATTTTATTTATATGGTGATATTCTTCACCGGATTCTGCCGCGCATTTTTGGGACCCATCATCCCTTCAATGATTCCGAAAATCGTTTCAAAAGAAACTTTACCCAATGCAATTACCCTTAATCAGGGAACATTTCTTACGGCTTCCGTAGCAGGTCACGCGCTCGGCGGGTTTCTGATTCACTGGATCGATATTTCCGGGACCATTTTGGTTGTTGTGGGATTAATGATTTTTGCTTCGATATTCTTTTGGACCCTCAATCGGCATCCTTCGCAAAATTCCGCAAGAGAAATCGGCGTAGTACAAAGTATGCGCGAAGGAATTTCCTACATCTACAAAACCAAAGAAATTTTGGGAGCGCTCTGCCTCGACATGTTTGCGGTACTTTTTGGGGGCGCGGTCGCGATGATTCCAGTATTTGCAACCGATATTCTTAAGGTCGGCTCTGAAGGTTTCGGGCTGCTGAATGCTGCCTCAGATATCGGTTCCATGTGTATTATAGCATTCCTTGCATTTGTTCCTTTAAAGAAAAACCAGGGCAAAATACTGCTGGTTGCTGTTGCAGGCTTCGGAGTATGCATTATCGGATTTGGGCTTTCGGAATTGTACTGGCTTTCGTTTTTCCTTCTGGTCTGCAGCGGAATGCTGGATGGGATTTCTGTCGTCATCCGCGGTACTATAGTTCAGCTGAAAACTCCGGATCATTTACGGGGGCGGGTTTTAAGCGTGAATTCAATTTTCATCATGTCGAGTAATGAAATGGGACAGTTCGAAAGTGGTGTAGCAGCAAAGTTGCTGGGTGTGGTGCGCTCTGTAGTTTTTGGCGGAAGCATGACGGTATTAATCGCCTTATTGGTAGGCACAACCGTTCCCAAACTCAGGAAAATGAATTATTAA
- the dnaB gene encoding replicative DNA helicase: MTQKETLSSLIHGNFAKELSISDGKMPPNAVDFEKLVIGTFLIDKKGLDYSIDLLTPEVFYDPRHQEIFRAILKLFEGNHPVDLMTVIQELKKTEKLGFAGGDHYIIDLTMGVSSSAHIEYHVRVILEKFILRSLINVSANVIDSSYKESTDVFELLDKAEQSFFEITNGTIKKGFDTANTLVKQAIDTIKALKDKEGISGIPSGFRDIDKETGGWQNSDLIIIAARPAMGKTAFLLSMARNIAVEHKIPLALFSLEMASVQLITRMIASETGISSEKLRKGQMSDEEWQRLFSNVSELENAPLFIDETPSLSVFDFRAKCRRLVMQHGVRIIMVDYLQLMTANSGKGGAGNREQEIATISRSLKAIAKELNVPVIALSQLSRSVETRPGKRPMLSDLRESGAIEQDADIVSFIFRPEYYKITTWDNDEDGAESSTENQAELIIAKHRNGATADVRMSFHKNIAKFADLDLFGSGYGYQPSNFGQQDEPSGFEKIKATIDPGAAFDLPSSQNLSGSSMNDLDDDDDFEY; this comes from the coding sequence ATGACACAGAAGGAAACATTATCGTCCCTCATTCACGGTAATTTCGCAAAAGAACTCTCAATTTCCGATGGCAAAATGCCGCCTAATGCAGTAGATTTCGAGAAACTTGTTATTGGTACTTTTCTTATCGATAAAAAAGGGCTCGATTATTCCATCGATTTACTGACGCCGGAAGTTTTTTACGATCCAAGACATCAGGAAATCTTCCGTGCGATCCTGAAACTGTTTGAAGGAAACCATCCTGTCGATTTAATGACAGTAATTCAGGAGCTTAAAAAAACTGAAAAACTCGGTTTTGCAGGTGGAGATCATTATATCATTGATCTAACAATGGGGGTTTCATCCAGCGCGCATATTGAATATCATGTTCGGGTCATTCTTGAGAAATTTATTTTAAGAAGCCTTATCAATGTTTCCGCGAACGTCATCGACAGTTCTTACAAAGAATCCACCGACGTTTTCGAATTGCTTGACAAAGCAGAACAGTCATTTTTTGAAATCACCAACGGAACCATCAAAAAAGGTTTCGACACTGCAAATACGTTAGTAAAACAGGCCATTGACACCATAAAAGCCTTAAAAGATAAAGAAGGAATCTCCGGAATTCCGTCAGGATTCAGAGATATCGATAAAGAAACCGGCGGCTGGCAGAATTCCGATTTAATTATTATTGCAGCACGTCCGGCAATGGGTAAAACCGCGTTCCTGCTTTCGATGGCGAGAAATATAGCCGTTGAACACAAAATTCCTTTGGCCTTATTTTCCCTGGAAATGGCCTCGGTACAGTTGATCACCAGAATGATTGCTTCCGAGACCGGAATTTCCTCAGAAAAACTACGTAAAGGACAGATGAGTGATGAAGAATGGCAAAGGCTATTTTCCAACGTATCAGAACTTGAAAATGCACCTTTGTTTATTGACGAAACACCTTCGCTTTCCGTCTTCGATTTCAGAGCGAAATGCCGTAGACTCGTTATGCAGCATGGGGTAAGAATTATTATGGTCGATTATCTTCAGCTGATGACGGCCAACTCCGGAAAAGGCGGCGCAGGAAACCGCGAGCAGGAAATCGCAACGATTTCGAGATCATTAAAAGCCATTGCAAAAGAACTGAATGTTCCTGTAATCGCACTTTCACAGCTTTCAAGAAGTGTGGAAACTCGTCCGGGTAAACGGCCGATGCTTTCTGACCTTAGGGAATCCGGAGCGATTGAGCAGGATGCAGATATTGTCTCATTCATTTTCCGTCCGGAATATTATAAAATTACGACGTGGGATAACGATGAAGACGGCGCAGAATCTTCCACAGAAAATCAGGCAGAACTCATCATTGCAAAACACCGTAATGGTGCCACTGCCGATGTAAGAATGTCTTTCCACAAAAATATCGCAAAATTTGCCGACCTCGATCTGTTCGGAAGCGGTTACGGTTATCAGCCTTCGAACTTTGGTCAGCAGGATGAACCGAGCGGTTTCGAAAAGATAAAAGCTACCATCGATCCGGGTGCAGCTTTCGATTTACCGAGCAGCCAGAATCTCTCCGGCTCTTCGATGAATGATTTGGATGATGATGACGATTTCGAATATTAA
- a CDS encoding GH3 auxin-responsive promoter family protein, whose translation MLNFIKKKIALIWARKHVKQTESFKNNAVEDQDKLLISLVKTAEKTLFGREHQFETIKNVQDFQNQVKIADYEGLKPYIEKVKKGQRNILWTETPEYFAKTSGTTSGSKYIPISKEGMPYQLAAAQSAIFHYISQKNNSDFVSGKMIFLQGSPELEEINGIKTGRLSGIVAHHIPNYLQKNRLPSEKTNLLEDWETKVDEIVKETEKQNMTLISGIPPWLIMYFEKLIERNGKKITELFPNLQLIITGGVNFEPYREKMNELLGKPVDTIQTFPASEGFFAFQDDYQNEGLLLLTNHGIFYEFVPLEEYGKPEAKRLTLKDIELHKDYALILTTNSGLWAYSIGDVVRFISKSPYRIVVSGRTKHFTSAFGEHVIAFEVEEAMKATVEKFTAQITEFHLAPQVNPKEGLPYHEWFIEFEKEPADLESFRKNLDDEMRKRNTYYDDLISGNILQPLIISKLRKNAFQDYARSEGKLGGQNKIPRLANDRKIGDFLSGFKF comes from the coding sequence ATGTTAAATTTCATAAAGAAAAAAATTGCTTTAATCTGGGCCAGAAAGCACGTAAAACAAACCGAAAGTTTTAAAAATAACGCTGTTGAAGATCAGGATAAACTCTTGATTTCTCTGGTAAAAACCGCTGAAAAAACTTTGTTCGGAAGAGAACATCAGTTTGAGACCATAAAAAATGTTCAGGATTTTCAGAATCAGGTTAAAATTGCCGATTACGAAGGCTTAAAACCCTATATCGAAAAAGTAAAAAAAGGCCAGCGAAACATTCTCTGGACCGAAACTCCGGAATATTTCGCGAAAACTTCGGGGACAACTTCGGGTTCAAAATATATCCCGATCTCAAAAGAAGGAATGCCCTATCAGCTTGCTGCGGCTCAAAGTGCGATCTTCCATTATATCAGTCAGAAAAACAATTCAGATTTCGTTTCGGGGAAAATGATTTTCCTTCAGGGAAGTCCCGAGCTGGAAGAAATCAACGGGATAAAAACCGGCAGACTTTCCGGCATTGTCGCCCATCACATCCCGAATTATCTGCAGAAAAACCGTTTGCCAAGCGAAAAAACCAACCTCCTCGAAGACTGGGAAACTAAAGTGGATGAAATTGTAAAGGAAACCGAAAAGCAAAACATGACCTTGATTTCGGGAATTCCGCCGTGGCTGATCATGTATTTTGAAAAACTGATCGAAAGAAACGGAAAGAAAATTACCGAGCTTTTCCCTAATCTTCAGCTCATCATCACAGGCGGCGTCAACTTTGAACCTTACCGCGAAAAAATGAACGAACTTCTGGGAAAACCGGTGGATACGATACAGACATTTCCGGCGAGCGAAGGTTTTTTTGCGTTTCAGGATGATTATCAGAACGAAGGCTTATTGCTTTTAACCAACCACGGAATTTTTTACGAATTCGTTCCGCTGGAGGAATACGGGAAACCGGAAGCAAAAAGACTCACTTTAAAAGACATTGAACTGCATAAAGATTATGCGCTGATTTTAACCACAAACTCAGGACTTTGGGCATATTCGATTGGAGATGTTGTAAGATTTATTTCAAAAAGCCCTTACAGGATCGTGGTTTCCGGAAGAACAAAACATTTCACCTCTGCTTTTGGAGAACACGTTATCGCATTTGAAGTGGAAGAAGCGATGAAAGCAACGGTAGAAAAATTCACGGCACAGATTACTGAATTTCATCTCGCGCCTCAGGTTAACCCAAAGGAAGGACTGCCTTATCACGAATGGTTTATTGAGTTTGAAAAAGAACCTGCAGATCTGGAAAGTTTCAGAAAGAATCTGGATGATGAGATGCGGAAACGCAATACCTACTATGATGATTTAATCTCAGGAAATATTCTGCAGCCTCTCATTATTAGCAAACTAAGAAAAAATGCCTTTCAGGATTACGCGAGATCTGAAGGAAAACTTGGCGGACAAAACAAAATCCCGAGGCTTGCAAATGACAGAAAAATAGGGGATTTTTTAAGCGGATTTAAATTTTAA
- the rnhA gene encoding ribonuclease HI yields MSLRIEIFTDGACSGNPGKGGYGIVMKVPEKNYQKQFSKGFRLTTNNRMELLAVIVALEKLKSTENDIHIYTDSKYVSDAINQKWIFGWIKKGFKNVKNPDLWKRMVPLLKTHKTTFHWIKGHAGHPENEICDQLAVKAAQSDHPEIDTYFENQKDGGLF; encoded by the coding sequence ATGAGTCTTAGAATTGAAATCTTCACCGACGGAGCCTGCAGCGGAAATCCGGGAAAAGGCGGCTACGGAATTGTGATGAAAGTACCTGAAAAAAACTACCAGAAACAGTTTTCCAAAGGATTCCGTCTTACTACGAACAATCGTATGGAACTTCTCGCTGTGATTGTAGCGCTGGAAAAATTGAAATCTACCGAAAACGACATCCATATTTATACCGACAGCAAGTATGTTTCTGATGCCATTAATCAGAAATGGATTTTCGGATGGATTAAAAAAGGGTTTAAAAATGTGAAAAATCCTGATTTATGGAAGCGCATGGTTCCGCTACTCAAAACCCACAAAACCACTTTTCATTGGATTAAAGGCCACGCAGGCCATCCCGAAAACGAAATCTGCGACCAGCTCGCAGTAAAAGCTGCTCAATCTGATCACCCTGAAATAGATACGTATTTCGAAAATCAAAAGGACGGCGGTCTTTTCTAA
- a CDS encoding DMT family transporter, with protein MNWIILIIGGLFETGFAMCLGKAQETTGKESYFWWAGFAVSLFLSMFLLYKAISLGAQPIPVGTAYAVWTGIGAVGAVFMGIFVFNEPVTLWRMFFVFTLIASVIGLKVVSN; from the coding sequence ATGAACTGGATTATCCTTATTATCGGCGGTTTATTTGAAACCGGATTTGCAATGTGTCTCGGGAAAGCTCAGGAAACAACCGGAAAAGAAAGCTATTTTTGGTGGGCAGGCTTTGCGGTCTCTCTTTTTCTGAGTATGTTTTTGCTTTATAAAGCCATCTCGCTGGGCGCGCAACCCATTCCTGTAGGAACTGCGTACGCTGTATGGACCGGAATTGGAGCAGTAGGAGCGGTTTTTATGGGAATCTTTGTTTTCAATGAGCCTGTAACCTTGTGGCGCATGTTTTTTGTATTTACTTTAATTGCTTCAGTAATCGGTCTAAAGGTGGTTAGCAATTAA